The Papaver somniferum cultivar HN1 unplaced genomic scaffold, ASM357369v1 unplaced-scaffold_107, whole genome shotgun sequence genome includes a region encoding these proteins:
- the LOC113328162 gene encoding MDIS1-interacting receptor like kinase 2-like isoform X2 → MLLPMKGATSTILVFAILFVSSTIVLAFASGTRRKQSQVAVEEEVDALLKWKSTLVNHTGSLLPSWKTNSTGRSRSTCKWHGISCNNEGSVAELNITGLGLQGNNITGTIPSEFGKLRMLKELYLGANNLVGEIPKELFELSSLLKLDLNNNQLSGRLPSTVGKLFNMQWFSLTRNRLTGPIPKQLGNCSSLIYLDMSRNNFTGRIPVEIGNLNSLSIVLDLSQNDLSGEIPSDISKLDKLEKFNLSHNKLSGAVPSSFTGMVSLTVVDISYNQLSGPIPNMEAFQNASVDALKSNKDLCGNISRGLKPCNSSAVVIRRKESSKNHLVIILVSIFSSLFLLILLLAILFCCRKKSARNVEDSAKIGSTNVGRNLFSVWDYDGTLVFEDILEATENFDSKYCIGTGGYGSVYKAELSNGQVVAVKKLHSPDEDSELGDMKSFESEVNALTETRHRNIVKLFGFCSNPERRISFLVYEFIDRGSLKSVLSDGEQAAEFDWIKRIRFITGTANALAYMHHDCVPALVHRDLTSNNVLLDSEYGARVSDFGTARMLKPDSSNWTSLAGTFGYIAPELAYTMKVTEKCDVYSFGVLIFEVLIGRHPAEVITLLSDLLLPSSSSSPLETDIKLRDILDQRIGAPGNGVQKEIMYIAKVGISCLRSDPSTRPTMQEVSVELSLSAKSRPSLAKPFETITLGDIRILSDEFV, encoded by the exons ATGTTGCTACCAATGAAAGGTGCTACTTCGACTATATTAGTGTTCGCAATACTATTTGTTTCATCTACTATTGTTCTTGCATTTGCTTCAGGTACTCGGAGAAAACAATCACAGGTAGcagtagaagaagaagttgatgcaCTCTTGAAATGGAAATCAACCCTTGTGAACCATACTGGTTCTCTCCTCCCTTCTTGGAAGACAAATTCTACAGGGAGGAGCCGCAGTACATGCAAGTGGCACGGAATTTCTTGTAACAACGAGGGAAGCGTTGCGGAATTGAATATAACAGGTTTGGGCTTACAAG GGAACAACATCACCGGTACAATACCTTCTGAATTCGGAAAGCTGAGAATGTTAAAAGAACTTTATCTTGGTGCTAATAATTTAGTAGGTGAAATTCCAAAAGAGTTGTTTGAATTGTCTTCATTACTGAAGTTAGATTTAAATAACAACCAACTTTCTGGTAGGTTGCCTTCTACAGTTGGGAAGTTATTCAACATGCAATGGTTCTCCTTGACAAGAAATAGGCTTACCGGACCGATACCGAAACAACTTGGTAACTGTTCCAGTTTGATATACTTGGATATGAGCAGAAACAATTTTACTGGGAGAATTCCCGTTGAGATTGGAAACTTGAATTCGTTATCAATCGTGCTTGATCTCAGTCAAAATGATTTGAGTGGAGAGATACCATCAGATATCTCCAAACTAGATAAACTGGAAAAGTTTAATTTATCCCACAACAAACTCTCTGGTGCAGTTCCATCATCGTTTACCGGAATGGTTAGCTTGACCGTCGTGGATATTTCTTACAATCAATTGAGTGGTCCTATTCCAAACATGGAGGCCTTTCAGAATGCGTCAGTCGATGCATTGAAGAGCAACAAAGATTTGTGTGGTAATATCTCTAGAGGTCTAAAACCATGTAATTCCTCGGCTGTGGTAATTAGAAGAAAAGAGTCTAGTAAGAATCACCTGGTGATAATCCTTGTTTCTATTTTCAGTTCATTGTTTCTTCTCATTTTGTTGTTAGCCATTTTGTTTTGCTGCCGGAAGAAATCTGCAAGGAATGTGGAGGATTCAGCAAAAATTGGATCTACCAATGTGGGGAGGAACTTGTTCTCGGTATGGGATTACGATGGCACATTAGTGTTCGAAGACATATTAGAAGCAACGGAGAATTTTGATTCGAAATATTGCATTGGAACGGGAGGATACGGGAGCGTTTACAAAGCGGAGCTGTCAAATGGCCAGGTTGTTGCTGTGAAGAAACTTCACTCGCCAGATGAAGATTCTGAGTTAGGTGACATGAAGTCTTTTGAAAGCGAAGTGAATGCATTGACAGAAACTCGTCACAGGAACATCGTGAAGCTTTTTGGTTTCTGTTCTAATCCAGAACGACGGATCTCGTTTTTGGTGTACGAGTTCATAGACAGGGGAAGCTTGAAAAGTGTGTTATCTGATGGAGAACAAGCAGCAGAGTTCGATTGGATAAAGAGGATAAGGTTCATCACTGGAACAGCAAATGCACTTGCTTACATGCACCATGACTGTGTACCTGCATTAGTTCATCGGGACTTAACGAGCAACAATGTTTTGTTAGATTCAGAATATGGTGCTCGTGTGTCTGATTTTGGTACTGCGAGAATGTTGAAACCAGATTCATCCAATTGGACATCACTTGCAGGAACCTTTGGGTATATTGCTCCAG AGCTTGCGTACACAATGAAGGTAACCGAAAAATGTGATGTTTATAGCTTTGGGGTTCTGATATTTGAAGTACTAATTGGGAGACATCCAGCTGAAGTCATCACACTACTCTCGGATTTACTTCTTCCGTCTTCGTCTTCTAGTCCCTTGGAGACGGACATAAAGTTGAGAGATATCTTGGACCAACGCATTGGGGCTCCAGGGAATGGTGTTCAGAAAGAAATAATGTACATTGCCAAGGTCGGAATTTCATGCTTACGCAGTGATCCAAGTACTCGGCCAACCATGCAAGAAGTATCGGTCGAGCTATCATTGTCAGCCAAGAGCAGGCCATCTTTGGCGAAGCCTTTTGAAACTATCACATTAGGAGACATACGGATATTGTCTGATGAATTTGTGTAA
- the LOC113327646 gene encoding uncharacterized protein LOC113327646, with protein sequence MATIFTGTQISRFSNTNPDLSNKKRKPCLVKCAVNQQPLDKIQSSRRSISTAAAVFLFQYLSIPKHAIADGGLDKYLKRKKLEPLEVYVPAVILSKSQFRDLEKTLEADQPQYAACRSILRSGPAASLRVNIRAVAQYASDDGKGKAALDDVDQCLRALEDLDSLFLRASRNDRGASTESMKKKIGIALVSLDRILETVPTSILDKGNEIANAYLAADEDIEPKSLDPEMKQLESLL encoded by the exons ATGGCAACCATTTTCACAGGAACTCAAATCAGCAGATTCTCAAACACAAACCCCGATCTCTCCAACAAGAAGAGGAAACCGTGTCTTGTAAAATGTGCAGTAAATCAACAACCACTGGACAAGATACAGAGTAGTAGACGTTCCATTTCCACGGCTGCTGCTGTCTTTCTCTTTCAATACCTCTCCATTCCTAAAC ATGCAATTGCTGATGGAGGTTTGGATAAGTATCTTAAGAG GAAAAAGCTTGAACCTCTAGAAGTATATGTACCAGCTGTAATTTTGAGCAAATCACAGTTCAGGGACTTAG AGAAAACTCTGGAAGCCGATCAGCCACAATATGCAGCATGCAGATCCATATTACGTTCTGGCCCAGCAGCGTCATTGCGCGTTAACATCCGAGCA GTAGCACAGTATGCCTCTGATGATGGCAAGGGTAAAGCTGCTCTCGATGATGTTGATCAATGCCTCAG AGCCTTAGAGGACCTGGACTCGTTATTTCTACGAGCATCAAGAAACGATCGGGGAGCTTCAACTGAATCAATGAAAAAGAAGATTGGCATTGCTTTAGTTTCTTTGGACAG GATCCTCGAGACAGTTCCAACTTCTATTttagataagggaaatgaaaTCGCCAATGCTTATTTGGCTGCAGATGAAGATATCGAACCCAAAAGTTTGGACCCTGAAATGAAACAGTTAGAGTCGCTTCTATGA
- the LOC113328162 gene encoding MDIS1-interacting receptor like kinase 2-like isoform X1 encodes MLLPMKGATSTILVFAILFVSSTIVLAFASGTRRKQSQVAVEEEVDALLKWKSTLVNHTGSLLPSWKTNSTGRSRSTCKWHGISCNNEGSVAELNITGLGLQGTLHSFNFSSFSNFVSVDMSHNNLFGLIPSQIGNLSKLKHLDLSDNTLSGYIPPEISSLTSLNLLDFSQNQINGSIPQEISHLRHLIDLRLYMNNLIGSIPYSLCNLTSLILISMYTNQLSGTIPQDIGSLRSLTLLSLYDNTLHGSIPVSMANLTSLKTLALYQNQLSGTIPNSLCNLHLLEGLYLHGNQLSGSIPQDIGRLRSLTDLALYGNNLSGSIPASLTNLTSLSLFFAYSNQLSGTIPRGIGRLRSLSMLYLSINNITGSIPPSVGNLSNLAELSLFKNQLTGSLPEEISIPNQLTLLSLGDNRLSGYLPPDICRNGKLESFLVNNNNFTGPIPKSLRNCSSLREIALSYNNLVDNLTEAFHVYPNLERLNVIFNMLYGELSRDWGSSPNLTGFYFTRNNITGTIPSEFGKLRMLKELYLGANNLVGEIPKELFELSSLLKLDLNNNQLSGRLPSTVGKLFNMQWFSLTRNRLTGPIPKQLGNCSSLIYLDMSRNNFTGRIPVEIGNLNSLSIVLDLSQNDLSGEIPSDISKLDKLEKFNLSHNKLSGAVPSSFTGMVSLTVVDISYNQLSGPIPNMEAFQNASVDALKSNKDLCGNISRGLKPCNSSAVVIRRKESSKNHLVIILVSIFSSLFLLILLLAILFCCRKKSARNVEDSAKIGSTNVGRNLFSVWDYDGTLVFEDILEATENFDSKYCIGTGGYGSVYKAELSNGQVVAVKKLHSPDEDSELGDMKSFESEVNALTETRHRNIVKLFGFCSNPERRISFLVYEFIDRGSLKSVLSDGEQAAEFDWIKRIRFITGTANALAYMHHDCVPALVHRDLTSNNVLLDSEYGARVSDFGTARMLKPDSSNWTSLAGTFGYIAPELAYTMKVTEKCDVYSFGVLIFEVLIGRHPAEVITLLSDLLLPSSSSSPLETDIKLRDILDQRIGAPGNGVQKEIMYIAKVGISCLRSDPSTRPTMQEVSVELSLSAKSRPSLAKPFETITLGDIRILSDEFV; translated from the exons ATGTTGCTACCAATGAAAGGTGCTACTTCGACTATATTAGTGTTCGCAATACTATTTGTTTCATCTACTATTGTTCTTGCATTTGCTTCAGGTACTCGGAGAAAACAATCACAGGTAGcagtagaagaagaagttgatgcaCTCTTGAAATGGAAATCAACCCTTGTGAACCATACTGGTTCTCTCCTCCCTTCTTGGAAGACAAATTCTACAGGGAGGAGCCGCAGTACATGCAAGTGGCACGGAATTTCTTGTAACAACGAGGGAAGCGTTGCGGAATTGAATATAACAGGTTTGGGCTTACAAGGTACACTCCATAGTTTCAACTTCTCTTCTTTTTCCAACTTTGTTAGCGTGGACATGAGCCATAATAACCTCTTTGGACTCATTCCGTCTCAAATTGGTAATCTTTCAAAACTTAAGCACCTTGATCTTTCGGATAATACGCTTTCCGGATATATTCCTCCAGAAATAAGCTCTCTCACAAGTCTGAATTTGTTAGACTTttctcaaaatcaaatcaatggaTCCATTCCTCAAGAAATTAGCCATTTACGTCATCTCATTGATCTAAGGTTGTACATGAACAATCTCATTGGTTCAATCCCTTATTCATTGTGCAACCTGACAAGCTTGATCCTCATATCAATGTATACAAATCAACTCTCTGGTACCATCCCTCAAGATATAGGAAGTCTAAGGTCTCTTACTTTGTTATCTTTGTATGATAACACTCTCCATGGTTCAATCCCGGTTTCAATGGCCAATTTAACTAGTCTAAAAACTCTTGCTCTTTATCAAAATCAACTCTCTGGTACCATCCCTAATTCTTTATGCAATCTGCACCTATTAGAAGGCCTATACCTTCATGGAAATCAACTCTCCGGTTCAATCCCTCAAGATATAGGAAGGCTAAGGTCTCTTACTGATTTAGCTTTGTACGGGAACAATCTTTCTGGTTCAATCCCTGCTTCCTTAACCAATTTGACTAGCCTATCCCTCTTTTTTGCTTATTCAAATCAACTCTCTGGTACCATCCCTCGAGGCATAGGAAGGCTAAGGTCTCTGTCTATGTTATATTTGTCCATAAACAATATTACCGGTTCAATCCCTCCTTCTGTAGGTAATTTGAGCAATTTAGCTGAGTTATCTCTTTTTAAAAATCAATTAACCGGTTCATTGCCAGAAGAAATCAGCATTCCAAACCAATTGACACTACTGTCTCTGGGTGACAACAGATTATCTGGGTATTTACCTCCAGATATATGTCGAAATGGAAAACTTGAGTCATTTTTAGTGAATAACAACAATTTCACGGGTCCAATACCAAAGAGCCTTAGAAACTGCTCCAGCTTAAGAGAAATTGCTCTTTCATATAACAATTTGGTTGATAATCTGACGGAGGCGTTTCACGTGTATCCAAATCTAGAGAGGCTTAATGTGATTTTTAATATGCTTTATGGTGAACTCTCAAGAGACTGGGGGAGTAGTCCAAATTTGACAGGCTTTTATTTCACAAGGAACAACATCACCGGTACAATACCTTCTGAATTCGGAAAGCTGAGAATGTTAAAAGAACTTTATCTTGGTGCTAATAATTTAGTAGGTGAAATTCCAAAAGAGTTGTTTGAATTGTCTTCATTACTGAAGTTAGATTTAAATAACAACCAACTTTCTGGTAGGTTGCCTTCTACAGTTGGGAAGTTATTCAACATGCAATGGTTCTCCTTGACAAGAAATAGGCTTACCGGACCGATACCGAAACAACTTGGTAACTGTTCCAGTTTGATATACTTGGATATGAGCAGAAACAATTTTACTGGGAGAATTCCCGTTGAGATTGGAAACTTGAATTCGTTATCAATCGTGCTTGATCTCAGTCAAAATGATTTGAGTGGAGAGATACCATCAGATATCTCCAAACTAGATAAACTGGAAAAGTTTAATTTATCCCACAACAAACTCTCTGGTGCAGTTCCATCATCGTTTACCGGAATGGTTAGCTTGACCGTCGTGGATATTTCTTACAATCAATTGAGTGGTCCTATTCCAAACATGGAGGCCTTTCAGAATGCGTCAGTCGATGCATTGAAGAGCAACAAAGATTTGTGTGGTAATATCTCTAGAGGTCTAAAACCATGTAATTCCTCGGCTGTGGTAATTAGAAGAAAAGAGTCTAGTAAGAATCACCTGGTGATAATCCTTGTTTCTATTTTCAGTTCATTGTTTCTTCTCATTTTGTTGTTAGCCATTTTGTTTTGCTGCCGGAAGAAATCTGCAAGGAATGTGGAGGATTCAGCAAAAATTGGATCTACCAATGTGGGGAGGAACTTGTTCTCGGTATGGGATTACGATGGCACATTAGTGTTCGAAGACATATTAGAAGCAACGGAGAATTTTGATTCGAAATATTGCATTGGAACGGGAGGATACGGGAGCGTTTACAAAGCGGAGCTGTCAAATGGCCAGGTTGTTGCTGTGAAGAAACTTCACTCGCCAGATGAAGATTCTGAGTTAGGTGACATGAAGTCTTTTGAAAGCGAAGTGAATGCATTGACAGAAACTCGTCACAGGAACATCGTGAAGCTTTTTGGTTTCTGTTCTAATCCAGAACGACGGATCTCGTTTTTGGTGTACGAGTTCATAGACAGGGGAAGCTTGAAAAGTGTGTTATCTGATGGAGAACAAGCAGCAGAGTTCGATTGGATAAAGAGGATAAGGTTCATCACTGGAACAGCAAATGCACTTGCTTACATGCACCATGACTGTGTACCTGCATTAGTTCATCGGGACTTAACGAGCAACAATGTTTTGTTAGATTCAGAATATGGTGCTCGTGTGTCTGATTTTGGTACTGCGAGAATGTTGAAACCAGATTCATCCAATTGGACATCACTTGCAGGAACCTTTGGGTATATTGCTCCAG AGCTTGCGTACACAATGAAGGTAACCGAAAAATGTGATGTTTATAGCTTTGGGGTTCTGATATTTGAAGTACTAATTGGGAGACATCCAGCTGAAGTCATCACACTACTCTCGGATTTACTTCTTCCGTCTTCGTCTTCTAGTCCCTTGGAGACGGACATAAAGTTGAGAGATATCTTGGACCAACGCATTGGGGCTCCAGGGAATGGTGTTCAGAAAGAAATAATGTACATTGCCAAGGTCGGAATTTCATGCTTACGCAGTGATCCAAGTACTCGGCCAACCATGCAAGAAGTATCGGTCGAGCTATCATTGTCAGCCAAGAGCAGGCCATCTTTGGCGAAGCCTTTTGAAACTATCACATTAGGAGACATACGGATATTGTCTGATGAATTTGTGTAA